In Fusobacterium varium, the following are encoded in one genomic region:
- a CDS encoding choloylglycine hydrolase family protein has product MLKYIGILGCIMLLTAKISEACTGITLKTKDNKQIQARTIEWGESVLKSNIIISPRNYKYQAIMPDSKNGYSWKGYYGFVGASLVDDSYIGEGVNEAGLSAGMFFFPHYGSLSKYLPEKANESITDMNLVSWMLSNFSTVDEVRENINKIRIVPVMVFADGNVSPTAHWRVSDAKGNNIVIEIVNNGEVKIYDNKVGVVTNSPDFQWHTTNLNNYVHLRPGSVATYDGNGQKLFSFGMGAGALGLPGDITPPSRFVRAFFYLSSTPTPEDGYKGVTQAFQILNNFDIPIGVEYQNKKDVPKELESATQWTTAINQTDREFYYRTMYNSEIRKIDLKKIDFEKVNYQVLPMEKYKIQPYREIIIK; this is encoded by the coding sequence ATGCTGAAATATATAGGAATATTAGGTTGTATTATGCTTTTAACTGCAAAAATTAGTGAAGCTTGTACTGGGATCACTTTGAAAACTAAGGATAATAAACAGATACAAGCAAGAACAATTGAGTGGGGAGAAAGTGTTTTAAAAAGTAATATTATTATTTCTCCAAGAAACTATAAGTACCAAGCTATAATGCCAGACAGTAAAAATGGATACTCTTGGAAGGGATATTATGGTTTTGTAGGAGCTTCTTTAGTAGATGATAGTTATATTGGTGAAGGAGTTAATGAGGCAGGGCTTAGTGCTGGAATGTTTTTCTTTCCTCATTATGGTAGTCTATCAAAATATCTACCAGAGAAGGCTAATGAATCTATAACAGATATGAATTTAGTAAGCTGGATGTTATCTAATTTTTCAACAGTGGATGAGGTAAGGGAAAATATTAATAAGATAAGAATAGTACCTGTAATGGTATTTGCTGATGGAAATGTTTCACCAACTGCACACTGGAGAGTATCAGATGCTAAGGGAAATAATATAGTTATTGAGATAGTAAATAATGGTGAAGTAAAGATATATGATAATAAAGTTGGAGTTGTAACAAACTCACCAGATTTTCAATGGCATACAACTAATTTGAATAACTATGTTCACCTACGTCCAGGAAGTGTAGCAACTTATGATGGAAATGGACAAAAATTATTTTCATTTGGAATGGGAGCAGGGGCTTTAGGTTTACCTGGAGATATAACTCCACCATCAAGATTTGTAAGAGCTTTCTTCTATCTAAGTAGTACACCAACACCAGAGGATGGCTATAAAGGAGTGACACAAGCTTTTCAAATATTGAATAATTTTGATATTCCAATAGGAGTTGAGTATCAAAATAAAAAAGATGTTCCGAAAGAGTTGGAGAGTGCAACACAATGGACTACTGCAATTAATCAAACAGATAGAGAGTTTTATTATAGAACTATGTATAATAGCGAGATAAGAAAGATAGATTTAAAAAAGATAGATTTTGAAAAAGTAAATTATCAAGTGTTACCAATGGAAAAATATAAGATTCAACCATATAGAGAGATAATTATAAAATAA